The Mangrovimonas cancribranchiae nucleotide sequence GTGAACTTATCTATAGGGTTTCCTTCAATGTTATATTCGGTATATACTTCAGGTTTTAAATCGCACGCATCTTTATATGTAATATGTCGTTCGTCTGGTCTAGGGTGAATAGTAACACCCTGCGCACCAAACACCTGAACATCTTTAGCAAATTGCACAACATTAGGCACATTACCGCCTCTAGAGTTTCTTAAAGTTGCTACTTTATTTATATTAACACTAAGTTTTGTCATTGTTGGTTATTTTATATGTACAAAAATACGAAGTAGACCACGCTTATTGTAGCAATTTTTAATTAATTTGCAAAAAGCACAAAAGCATTATCATGGATTTAAAAGAGTTTATTATTAACGACATAAAGCCATTTTCTGTAAATGATAAAGTAGGCGATGCGCAAGTATTGTTTAACCAGCTTACTTATTCACATATTCCTATAAAAAATAATTCAGACCAATATATTGGCTGTCTATCAGAAACCGATGTTCATTGCTTTGATAAAGACAAAAGCATTTCAGAATTCCTGCTATCTATTGAAAGTTTCTTTGTAAAAGAGAAAACTGTTTGGCTAGATGTTTTAGAAGCATTTGCACAAAACAGCACTAACATCATGCCTGTATTAAGCGACAACAATACGTATTTAGGATATTACGAATTAAATGATGTTATAAGCCTATTTAACGAAACACCTTTTTTTGCCGAAGCTGGAGGTATTTTAATAGTTGAAAAAGGGTTGAACGATTTTTCGTTTAGCGAAATAAGCCAGATTGTAGAATCTAACGACGGAAAATTATTAGGGGCTTTTATTTCAAAAATTGAAAACGACTTAGCACAAATAACCCTAAAAATAGGTAATACAGGGCTAAATGAAATCATGCAAACCTTTAGAAGGTATAGCTATAATGTGATTTCTGGACACGAAGAAGACACTTACTTAAAAAGCTTAAAAGAACGCTCAGAATATTTAAATAAATACCTAAACATATAATTATGAAAATAGCCCTATTTGGACAATTTTTCCATAAAAATGCCGAAGAGGCTATTGCCATCCTTTTAAATTATTTAGATGGTAAAAGCAATGATATTTATATTGAAGAGAATTTTCTAGATATAATTAATAAAAACCTAGATACAACCATAGACCTTAACGATTTTAAAACCTTTAAAACGTTAAACGACAGTTACCAATTATTAATTAGTATTGGTGGCGATGGCACCATATTAAGAGCCATTACCCATGTTAAAGATACAGGTGTTCCTATTGTTGGTATAAACACAGGACGTTTAGGATTTTTGGCAACTATTCAAAATGAAAATATCACACATGCTATGGATGATATTTTTAATGGTAACTATAAAATCTCTAAAAGAAGTCTGCTTGAAATTAAAACCACTCCCAAACACCAAAACCTTACAGAACTCAACTTTGCCTTAAACGAAATTGCCATAAGCCGCAAGAATACCACCTCTATGATTACGGTTTCAACCAAACTTGATGGCGAATACTTAACTTCATATTGGAGCGATGGCTTAATTGTCTCCACACCAACAGGATCTACAGGATACTCCTTAAGTTGTGGCGGCCCCGTTATTGCACCAGATGCCGAAAGTTTTGTGCTCACCCCCATTGCACCACATAACCTAAACGCTAGGCCACTTGTTATAACCGACACTACAGAAATTGAACTAAAAGTAGACGGACGAGAAAACGAATACCTTGTCTCTCTTGATTCTAGAATTGCAACACTTCAAAACAATGCTATAATTTCTATAAAAAAAGCGCCTTTTAAAATTAAAATGATTGAACTTGCTACCGAAAGTTTCTTAGACACCTTAAGAAAAAAGCTGCTTTGGGGAGAAGATAAGCGTAATTAGGCAATAAATTGTATGAAATATTGTTTTAAGCTAATACTATTTCAATCAAATTGTTATAGGCTAATCATATTTATTATATTTGCAAACTTTTGAAGACATATGAGGTATTTAACCATAATCATATTATTTGTTTTTTCATACCAAAACACCATTTCTCAAACACACGAAATAGGTGTTTTTGTTGGTGGCAGTAATTTTATTGGCGATGTTGGTGCTACAACACATATTTCCCCAAACAGCCCTGCCTTTGGCGGTATATATAAATGGAATAGAAGCCCACGACATTCGTTTAGGTTTTCATTATTGTATTCTAAATTAGAAGCAAACGATTTAGATAGCGACGACCCAAGAAGAATTGAAAGAGGTTACGAGTTTGAAAATGACATTATAGAAGCCTCTCTAGGTCTAGAATTTACCTTTTTCGATTTTAACCTACACGATGGAAGAGATAAATTTACCCCCTACTTATACACAGGAATTTCTGTAGCACATCATGATAATTTCTTCTTTAACAACCAAGGAAAGAAAGTAATGGAAGACACCTCCAGTCTTGCCTACGGTATCCCTATGACATTAGGTGTAAAAGCAAAATTTATCGAACATATTGTTATTGGATTTGAAATTGGTGCCAGATACACGTTCTCCGACGAATTCGATGGTAGCGTCCCTGACTTTAACAACGAAAGCCCTTTAGCATTTGGGAATACTAATAATAATGACTGGTATGTTTTCACAGGCCTAACACTCACCTATACCTTTGGCCGCAAACCTTGTTACTGCGTATTTTAATATGAATTTAAAGTCACAAATACATACAAATAAGTTACCAAAGCACCTTGCCATTATTATGGATGGCAACGGCCGATGGGCAAAACAAAAAGGTTTCGTTAGAATGATTGGCCATGAAAATGGCACTAAATCTGTTCGTCAAACAGTAGAAGCCTGTGCCGAGTTAGGCATAGAGAACCTAACTCTATATGCATTTTCCACCGAAAACTGGAACCGCCCCAAACTAGAAGTACAAACCCTAATGAAACTTCTAGTTTCCTCTTTAAAAAAGGAAATAAAAACATTACAAGAAAACAATATAAAACTCAAGGCAATTGGTAATTTAAAAGAATTACCAAAAAAAGTATATAACGAATTAGATTACGTTATTAACGAAACAGAAAACAATAATAGAATGACCTTAACTCTAGCATTAAGCTATGGTTCAAGGGAAGAACTCTTAAATTGTGTTAGAAACATTAGCCTTAAAGTTAAAAATAATATAATTTCTCCAGAAAAAATTGATGAATCGGTTATAAATGAGCATCTTTACACGCAAAATTTGCCAGACGTCGATTTGCTTATTAGAACAAGTGGAGAGCAAAGAATTAGCAATTTTTTATTATGGCAAATAGCTTATGCCGAATTGTATTTTACAAATGTACTTTGGCCAGATTTTACAAAGCAACATTTATATGAAGCAATTATTGAATACCAAAATAGAGAACGACGCTTTGGGAAAACCAGCGAGCAAATCAGTTAATATTACATCATTGAAAACACTATTACCTCTACTTACATTAATATCCTCATTATTTATTTTTCAACATGCTTCGGCACAAGAAGCTAATTACGATAATGGAAAAAAATACACCATAGAAGAAATTACTGTAGCTGGCGAAACCAGTTTTAGTGAGCAAACCATTATCTCCTTTTCCGAATTACGTAAAGGACAACAAATAATGATGCCTGGAAAAGAAATAAGTCGTGCCATAAAAAAACTATGGAACTCCAACTTATTTAATAATATTGAAATTTATGCTAAAGACATTCAAGGCGACAAGGCATTTCTTGAAATAAGATTAAGCGACCTTCCAGAATTAAATAATGTACAGATTTCTGGAATAAGAAAAGGTAAAAAAGATAAAGTTATTGAGGAAAACAAGCTTAATAAAGGTGTAAAGGTTACCGAAAACCTTATTACAACAACAAAAAACTACCTCGTTAACAAATACCAAAAAGACGGTTATCTTAACTCTAAGGTTACAATAAGCACTAGAGAGGTACAGGATTCTATTCAAAAAGCTCGAGTAGACATGTCTATTTTTATTGATAAGGGCAAAAAAGTTAAAGTAAAAGATATTGTATTTACAGGCAACGAAGTTATTACAGACCGTAAGCTTCGAAAAGCCATGAAAAATACAAAAAAGAAAAAAATTTACAGGCTATTTAAACGCTCTAAATATATTGAAGCTGACTACGAAGAAGACTTAAAAAGTGTTATCGATAAATTTAAAGAAAATGGTTATCGAGATGCAAGAATTATTTCGGATAGTTTAGAAATTATAAATAAGAAAAACATCGCTCTACATATTGAGGTTGAAGAAGGTGAATTATACACCTTTGGCGATATAGACTTTATAGGTAACACGGTTTATTCCGATGAATATTTAAAACGAATTTTAAGAATTAACAAAGGTGATACATATAATGGCGTTTTATTAGATAAACGTATCGCTGATGACACAAAACCAGACGCCTTAGACATCACTAACCTATACCAAAACAATGGGTATTTATTCTCTACTATTAACCCTGTTGAAGTTAGCGCTGAAGGTAATGTTATAGATTTAGAAATTCGTATTTCTGAAGGAAAGCCTGTTCATTTTAACAACATTACAGTTGTAGGCAACGAAGTAACAAACGACCATGTTATTTACAGAGAGCTTCACACTAGACCAGGACAACTTTACAGTAAATCTAACGTAGTTAGAACCATACGCCAGTTAAGTCAATTAGGCTTTTTTGATGCACAACAAGTTGGAACAAACTTTTTAAACCCTAAACCTAACGAAGGAACCATCGATTTAGAATATTCGCTTGTCGAAACAGGATCTAGCCAAATAGAACTACAAGGTGGTTACGGTGGCGGTGGATTTATAGGTACACTAGGATTATCGTTTAACAATTTCTCATTAAGAAATCTCTTTAATCTAGACGCTTACAAACCCGTACCAAGAGGTGATGGACAAAAACTATCGTTAAGATTACAAGCCAGTCAATTCTTTCAAACGTATAGTTTCTCGTTTACAGAACCTTGGTTAGGCGGTAAAAAACCTGTTCAATTTTCAACATCGTTATCACATACCAAGCAATTTTTATACGATTATACTACAGGAAAAGCAGACAGAGATAAACGCTTTAATATTACAGGTATTACGGTAGGATTAGCCAAACGTTTAACCGTACCAGACGATTATTTTACACTGTCTCAAGCCTTAACATTCCAGCATTATAATTTAAAAAACTATAACACAGGGCTATTTACCTTTGGTGATGGTTATTCAAACAACCTTGCATATACTATTGGACTAACACGAAATAATACGGCTGTTGACCCTATTTACCCTGTACGAGGTTCTAATTTTTCTGCGAGTGTTAAACTTACTTTGCCATATTCATTATTTAATAATGTAGACTACAAAGCATTAAGCGATGAACGCGATGAGCTTTCAGAGTTTGTTAGCGATGCAAATAACCCTGTAGACGATAGAACTGATGCTAATAACCGTATTGCCGAAATAGATCAAGAACGCTTTAAATGGTTAGAATTTTATAAAATTAAGTTTAAAGCAGACTGGTACACAGAATTAGCTAAAAACTTAGTTTTAAGACCAAGTCTTGAATTTGGTTTCCTTGGAGCCTATAATCATAACCGTGGTATTATTCCTTTTGAAAGATTTTTCCTTGGAGGAGACGGGTTAGGTTCTTACAGTTTAGATGGTAGAGAAGCTATTGCCTTACGTGGTTACCCAAATCAATCTATACAACCAATGGATCAATTTGGAAATATAAGTAACGATGGAGGAACCATATATAACAAATTCTCTTTAGAATTACGTTACCCTATAACCTTAAAACAATCGGCTAAAATTTATGTTCTAGGGTTTATGGAAGGCGGAATTGCTTATAACAATTTTCAAGATTACAACCCTTTTGATTTAAAACGTTCGGCTGGTTTAGGGCTACGCCTTTTCATGCCTGCCTTTGGTTTATTAGGTATCGATTTTGGTCATGGATTTGACCCTGTACCAGGATCTACAACTAAAAACGGATGGGAAACACACTTTATTATTGGTCAACAATTTTAATTTGGCACGATATTTTCTATATCCTTTTTGATTATTTAAACCATGAATTGAAATTTTTCAAGTTAAATTTCGTTAATTTTGGAAAGTTAAATTCAAAAAATTGGCAAAAAAACTAAATAATCTATTGTCATTTTTTAAATTTTATGATCGTAATAAATCATTAAAATATGATACAAATGAAAATTAAAGTTCTTTTTTTATTGACATTGTTTTCTTTGATAGGTATATCTCATTCTCACGCGCAAAGAGGCATTAGAATAGGCTATATAGATACCGAATACATTTTAGAGAACGTTCCAGAATACCAAGAAGCGACAGCACAACTGGAAAGTAAAGTACAAAAATGGAAAGGTGAAATAGAAAGCCAGTTAAGCACTATTGAACAAAAGAGGAAAGACTTAAGCAATGAAAAACCTTTTTTAACCAAAGAGCTTATCGAAGAAAGAGAAGAAGATATAACTTTTGAAGAACAAGAAATATTAGATTATCAACAAAAGCGATTTGGCCCAAATGGCGATTTAATTATTCAAAAGCAACAGCTTATAAAGCCTATTCAAGATCAAATATTTACTGCTGTTCAGGACATGGCTAAAAAAAGAAAATATGATTTTGTTTTTGATAAATCGGCAGATGTGGTTATGCTTTATTCGGCAGAACGTTACGATTTTAGCGACGAAGTTATAAGAAGCATTACAAGAAGCGCCAAACGTAAACAAGCGCAATCTAGAGCAGAAAAGCGTCAAGCAAAACAAGAAGAAGTGCTTCCTGAGATTAATGAAGAACGTGAAGCTAAAGAAAAAGCTGCAGAAGAAAGACGCCAAGAAATACTAGACGAACGTGCCGCAAGAAAAGAAGCTATCCAAAAAAGAAGAGATAGTATTATTGCCGCAAGACAAGCCGCAAGAGAAGCGAAGCTTAAAGAAAGACAACAAGCTACAAAAGACAACGTTTCGGAAGGTGAAGATGCTTCTGAAAACAAAACAGACGCTAATAATAATAATAACAATGAAGGCGAAAAAACAAGAGAGCAAATTCTTGAAGAACGTCGCCAGAAAAAGTTAGAAGATCGCGCTAGAAGAAAACAAGAACTAGAAGAACGTAGACAACGCATATTAGCAGAAAGACAAAAAGCTAAAGAAGAGCGAGAAAAAGAACGTCAAGAACAAGAAAATAACGATAACGAAGACGAGCAAGAAAACTAAATTTTAACAATTAATTTATAACACAAACACACATTAATACTATTACAAATGAAAAATTTTAAAACCTTATTTTTTACAGCAGCATTATTTATTGGAATGATGGGATTTGCACAAGCGCAAA carries:
- the bamA gene encoding outer membrane protein assembly factor BamA, translated to MKQLLNTKIENDALGKPASKSVNITSLKTLLPLLTLISSLFIFQHASAQEANYDNGKKYTIEEITVAGETSFSEQTIISFSELRKGQQIMMPGKEISRAIKKLWNSNLFNNIEIYAKDIQGDKAFLEIRLSDLPELNNVQISGIRKGKKDKVIEENKLNKGVKVTENLITTTKNYLVNKYQKDGYLNSKVTISTREVQDSIQKARVDMSIFIDKGKKVKVKDIVFTGNEVITDRKLRKAMKNTKKKKIYRLFKRSKYIEADYEEDLKSVIDKFKENGYRDARIISDSLEIINKKNIALHIEVEEGELYTFGDIDFIGNTVYSDEYLKRILRINKGDTYNGVLLDKRIADDTKPDALDITNLYQNNGYLFSTINPVEVSAEGNVIDLEIRISEGKPVHFNNITVVGNEVTNDHVIYRELHTRPGQLYSKSNVVRTIRQLSQLGFFDAQQVGTNFLNPKPNEGTIDLEYSLVETGSSQIELQGGYGGGGFIGTLGLSFNNFSLRNLFNLDAYKPVPRGDGQKLSLRLQASQFFQTYSFSFTEPWLGGKKPVQFSTSLSHTKQFLYDYTTGKADRDKRFNITGITVGLAKRLTVPDDYFTLSQALTFQHYNLKNYNTGLFTFGDGYSNNLAYTIGLTRNNTAVDPIYPVRGSNFSASVKLTLPYSLFNNVDYKALSDERDELSEFVSDANNPVDDRTDANNRIAEIDQERFKWLEFYKIKFKADWYTELAKNLVLRPSLEFGFLGAYNHNRGIIPFERFFLGGDGLGSYSLDGREAIALRGYPNQSIQPMDQFGNISNDGGTIYNKFSLELRYPITLKQSAKIYVLGFMEGGIAYNNFQDYNPFDLKRSAGLGLRLFMPAFGLLGIDFGHGFDPVPGSTTKNGWETHFIIGQQF
- a CDS encoding NAD kinase; this translates as MKIALFGQFFHKNAEEAIAILLNYLDGKSNDIYIEENFLDIINKNLDTTIDLNDFKTFKTLNDSYQLLISIGGDGTILRAITHVKDTGVPIVGINTGRLGFLATIQNENITHAMDDIFNGNYKISKRSLLEIKTTPKHQNLTELNFALNEIAISRKNTTSMITVSTKLDGEYLTSYWSDGLIVSTPTGSTGYSLSCGGPVIAPDAESFVLTPIAPHNLNARPLVITDTTEIELKVDGRENEYLVSLDSRIATLQNNAIISIKKAPFKIKMIELATESFLDTLRKKLLWGEDKRN
- a CDS encoding isoprenyl transferase translates to MNLKSQIHTNKLPKHLAIIMDGNGRWAKQKGFVRMIGHENGTKSVRQTVEACAELGIENLTLYAFSTENWNRPKLEVQTLMKLLVSSLKKEIKTLQENNIKLKAIGNLKELPKKVYNELDYVINETENNNRMTLTLALSYGSREELLNCVRNISLKVKNNIISPEKIDESVINEHLYTQNLPDVDLLIRTSGEQRISNFLLWQIAYAELYFTNVLWPDFTKQHLYEAIIEYQNRERRFGKTSEQIS
- a CDS encoding acetoin utilization protein acuB, which produces MDLKEFIINDIKPFSVNDKVGDAQVLFNQLTYSHIPIKNNSDQYIGCLSETDVHCFDKDKSISEFLLSIESFFVKEKTVWLDVLEAFAQNSTNIMPVLSDNNTYLGYYELNDVISLFNETPFFAEAGGILIVEKGLNDFSFSEISQIVESNDGKLLGAFISKIENDLAQITLKIGNTGLNEIMQTFRRYSYNVISGHEEDTYLKSLKERSEYLNKYLNI
- a CDS encoding DUF6089 family protein encodes the protein MRYLTIIILFVFSYQNTISQTHEIGVFVGGSNFIGDVGATTHISPNSPAFGGIYKWNRSPRHSFRFSLLYSKLEANDLDSDDPRRIERGYEFENDIIEASLGLEFTFFDFNLHDGRDKFTPYLYTGISVAHHDNFFFNNQGKKVMEDTSSLAYGIPMTLGVKAKFIEHIVIGFEIGARYTFSDEFDGSVPDFNNESPLAFGNTNNNDWYVFTGLTLTYTFGRKPCYCVF
- a CDS encoding OmpH family outer membrane protein codes for the protein MKIKVLFLLTLFSLIGISHSHAQRGIRIGYIDTEYILENVPEYQEATAQLESKVQKWKGEIESQLSTIEQKRKDLSNEKPFLTKELIEEREEDITFEEQEILDYQQKRFGPNGDLIIQKQQLIKPIQDQIFTAVQDMAKKRKYDFVFDKSADVVMLYSAERYDFSDEVIRSITRSAKRKQAQSRAEKRQAKQEEVLPEINEEREAKEKAAEERRQEILDERAARKEAIQKRRDSIIAARQAAREAKLKERQQATKDNVSEGEDASENKTDANNNNNNEGEKTREQILEERRQKKLEDRARRKQELEERRQRILAERQKAKEEREKERQEQENNDNEDEQEN